In Gemmobacter sp., the sequence GATGCGGGGCGATTTCCGGTTTGGACCCGGCAGGGCGGCTGCATCCTGGGCGTCGGCAAGCCGGTGTCGCGGCTGTACCCGATCATTGCATGCCTGCGTCCCGAGGACGACCGGCTGCGCCCCGATCTGCATGAACTTCTGGGGATCGGGCTTGCCCATGTCGCGCAGGCCCTGGCACAACAGGTCTATGCCCGGCCGGTGTGGCCCGAAGGCCTGGCGGAAACCACGCTGCGGATGCTGGCGATCGGCTATTTTGTCGTGAATGCGCAAGCCGAAGTGGTCCATGACGGCCGGGGCGACGAGTGCGGGCCGGATCAGCCCTGGCTGGTCGCGAACGGGCGCCTGTCGCTGCGGGTCGAGGCAGAGCGGGCCGCGCTGCATGCCGCCATCGCCGATGCGACATCCGAGGGGCTGGCTGCGTCGATCATCTCGGTTTCCCATGGCGACGGGCCATCGCGCATGGCGGCGGTGGCACCGCTGGGGCGGGGCGACCGCGGGCTGGCGCTGGTGCTGTTTGAATCGCGCCGCACCAATCACAGCGCCCTGCGCGACCATTTCTTCCGTGCCTATGCGCTGACGCGGGCCGAAAGCCTGACCGCGCAAGAGGTGCTGAACGGCCGATCCCCGAACGAGATGGCAGAGGTCATGGGCCTGTCGGTGGCAACCGTGCGCAGCTATCTGAAACAGGTGCTGGCGAAAACCGGGACGCATCGGCAAAGCGAATTGATTTCGCTGTATTATTCCTCGATCCTGCCTGTCGGCGCGACCATTGCGCGGGCCGAGGCCCGGCGGCCGGCCTGACCCCCCCCCGCAGATCCGATCCGTGCAGGGCGGCGAAACAATCGCCGCCCGTTGTGCGCATGGGGCCGAATAGTTCGGTCCCATGCGCTGTGGTATGGTCCGCTCAGGACAGTTTGGAAGGCGTGGCCTGCCACACCAACCAAAGCGAAGCACCGCCCTTTTGCAAGGACGGTGCCCCGGAGAAAGGACCGAGGATGGGGTCTTGTCCGTGGCCCAGTCTTCTCCGGAAGAGCGCCCCGAAAGGGGCGCTCTGTTCGCATCGGAGAATGGGCTTGACCCGCAGGATTACTCGGCCAGCAGGTTGATGTACAGCACGCCGTTCGACACCCAGACGTTGGCATCGTCTTCGACGAACATGTCGGCGATCTGCTTTTCGGTGGTGCTGATCGTGGTATTGCCGACACGGTCGGTGCTGAGCTGCCTGACGCACCAGGGCGGCGAGATCTCCTCCGGGACGCAGCCGGCCTCGGCCTGATCGGGTTCGCAAACGAAGGGCGTGATGCACTTGTCGTCGAAGGTGATGATGCCCTTGCCGTCGCCGTCAATGCCTTCCTTGGTCAGGAACTCGATCAGCATCGACGGATCGAAGAAGGGATCGGTCGGGTCGATGCCTTCCAGTTCCGCCACCAGACCTTCGATCAGGACCGAGCCGCCCAGGCTGGAGGTGATCAGCACGTCGGCGTTGCCGTTGACGATCGAGGCCGAGAGCGTGCCCTCGAACGCAGTGTGGAACACCACGCGGTCTTCCTGATCGGCGTCGAAGTCCTTGATGATATCGTCGCCGATGGTCAGGTTGGTGGTCTCGCAGACACCATCGCCGTCGCTGTCGATCCCGTGACCGAAGGTGAAGTTGTCGCCGTCGGCGCCACCATACATGACGTCGTTGCCTTCGTCACCGATCAGGCAGTCGCCGTCCTTGCCGCCCCACAGCGTGTCGTTGCCAAGGCCGCCCAGCAGAAGGTCATTGCCGCCGCCGGTCTGGCCCTGATCGCCATGCAGCTGATCGTTACCTTCGCCGCCCATCAGGAAGTCATTGCCCAGGCCACCGTCCAGCAGATCGAGCCCGGCGCCGCCATCAAGCCGGTCGTTGCCCTCGTCGCCATTGAGGGTGTCGCGCCCGACGCCGCCCGACAGGCAGTCATCGCCCGTGCCGCCGTTGAGGATATCGTTGCCTTCATCGCCGGCGATCTTGTCGTTGCCGGCGTCGCCGAACAGGCGATCCGCTCCGCCATTGCCGCGGATATGATCGTCACCATTGCCGCCGCGCACCGTATCGTTGCCATCGTTGCCGGCAAGGGTGTCATTGCCGTCCTGGCCCCAGATCTGGTCGTTGCCGGCATCGCCGGTCACCACGTCATCGTCCTGACCGGCATAGATGGTGTCATTGCCGTCGCCGCCCGAGATGGTGTCGCTGGCCTCGTTGGTCGACGCCTTGCCATCGGCGTTGTCGCCGAACATCAGGTCGTTGCCGGCGCCGCCCGACAGGCAGTCGGCATTGTCGTTGCCTTCCATGACATCGTTGCCGTTGCCGCCGAACAGCACGTCATCATCGGCCCCGCCCTGCATGTTGTCGTGGCCGTCGCCGCCGTAGAGATCATCCTCTCCGCGCAGGCCCAGCAGGGCATCGTCGCCGGCATCGCCATAGACGGTGTCATTGCCGTCATAGCCGCGGATGGTGTCTTCGTCCGATCCGCCGAAGGCCAGATCGTCGCCGGCACCGGCATTGATGTAATCCGCGCCGGCATTGCCCGCGATGATGTCGTTGCCGCCCGCGCCGTACAGCGTATCATCGCCGGCGCCGCCCGTCATCATGTCGTGGCCGTTGCCGCCGTTCAGCCAGTCATCGCCCGCCTGGCCGGCCATGCAATCGTCGCCCTCGCCGCCCTTGAGGTCGTCATCGCCCGAGCCGCCCAGCACGACGTCATGATCGCCACCGCCATCGGCGCAATCATCGCCCGAGCCACCGATCAGCAGGTCGCTGCCGATGCCGCCCGCCAGCTGGTCGTTGCCGCCGCCGCCGGCCAGCACGTCGTTGCCCGCGCCGCCGGTCAGTTCGTCATTGCCGTCGGGGCCGTTCAATTCATCTCCCAGCAGGATATCGTTGCCGACACCGCCGAAGAGGTAGTCGTCGCCAGCATCGCCGCGCAGGAAGTCGTTGCCGCCGTCGCCCAGAATGGCGTTGGCGTTGGCGTTCCCGGCGATGTGGTCATTGCCGCCCAGGCCCCGGCCCTTGTTGACGCCGGGAATGTCCTTGAAGTCGCCGTTGTCGGTGTTGGGCGTGCCGCCCAGCCAGCTTGCTCCGGCAATGGCAGCCCAGGCTTCGGCTTGAGTTTTCATCGTAGTCATGACTTTACCCCCAAAATTGGTTCTTTGACGATCCGGCCGGAAATCTGCGATAGGTAAGGTATTCCCGACCCGCTGCAATCCGGCGTGAAATCAACCGGACCAGGGCATTGGACCATCAGGCCGGCTGTCCAGATACCCCCATATGGTGGTAATCGGAAAATCCATGGCCAATTCTGCAATGCGGCATTCGGGTGTTCTGGCGGATGCCGGGATAAGATCGGATGGATTGTTTCCATCCTGAACGTGTATCTCGGAAAATTCGGATATCGTAATGCGGCTGGCGTCAACGCAGCGATAATTGTTTCGCGCAGCTTTCTCCGGTGGAAATGCGATGATGCGGTTTCCCGGAGGCGTTGGCGAAAATGATGACCCGAAGCCGGGGCTCTGTTGCACAAATCCTGTGAGGGATTCATCTCGTGAATCCAGCATGGTAGCTGTGAGGCATGAGCAGACCGACAGGCTCTGTTGCACAAATCCTGTGAGGGATTCATCTCGTGAATCCAGCATGGTAGCTGTGAGGCATGAGCAGACCGACACCTCCGACCTACAAGACCAGGAACTGGCCGGCCTACAATGAAGCGCTGAAGCGCCGCGGCTCGCTGACGATCTGGTTCGATCCCGCCATGACATGGGAAGCCGCACCGACCGGCAAGCGCGGGCGGCAGCCCGCCTATGGTGATGCCGCCATCCAAACCTGCCTGACGATGAAGGTTCTGTTCGGCATGGCGCTTCGACAGACAACCGGGTTTGTTGAGAGCCTCCTGCGCCTGATCGGCCTGGACTGGGCCGTGCCCGACTTCAGCACGCTCAGCCGCCGCCAGAAGGCGTTGAAGGTGAACATTCCCTACCGGGGTTCCAACGGCCCGTTGCACCTGCTGGTGGACAGCACCGGGATCAAGGTCGAGGGCGAAGGGGAATGGAACGCCCGCAAGCATGGAGGCACCAAACGCCGGGTTTGGCGCAAGATCCACATCGGGATCGACGAGAAATCCCTAGAAATCCGGGCGGCCGAGTTCACCACCAGCGACGTGGGCGACGCGCCCATGCTGCCCGAACTGCTGGGCCAGATCCCTCCCGAGCAGGAGATCGCCACTGTCACCGCCGACGGCGCCTTCGACACCCGCAAGTGCCATGACGCCATCGCGGCCCGTGGCGCGGCGGCGATCATACCGCCCCGCAAGAACGCCAAGCCCTGGAAGCCAGACACCCCCGGTGCTGTCGCGCGCAACGAAATCCTGCGCACATCGAAGCGCGTCGGGCGGACCATCTGGCGACGATGGAGCGGCTATCACCGCCGAAGCCGCGCCGAAACCAAGATGCACTGCGTCAAGCTGCTGGGTCAGCGCCTGTCCGCCCGAGACTTCGACCGTCAGGTTGCGGAGTTCCAGGTCAGGGTTGCCGTGCTCAATGGCTTCACCGCGCTCGGCATCCCCGTCACAGAGGTCGCGGGATAAGTCTGCCCAGGGAAAGGGGAAGGACAGTCAGCAGCCGATTTGTGCAACAGAGTCCGAAGCCGGTGATTATACCTGACGATGCCGAAATTCGGATTTTGCATCATGCAATTGTCCGCCTCTCGATGGTCCGGTGTCCGAATGCCGAGGCCGCGCCGGAAAGATCCGGCGCGGCCTCGGGTCTGACGGGGATGTTCAGCTGCCGTCGCGCATGGCGGTGCCGAAGTACCGGGTCAGCGGCTGGATCAGATAGGTCAGCGGCGTATATTCCCCGGTGCGCAGGAAGGTATCCACCGGCATGCCGGGGATGATCAGCTGGCCTTTCGCCAGCTTGGTCAGTTCCGCCTCGGGCAACTCGACCTCGACCCGGTAGAACGATGCGCCGGTCGAGGGATCGGTGAAGGCATCGGCCGAGATCAGCGTGACGCGGCCGATCAGATCGGGCGTTTCGCGCATGTCGAACGACCGGAACCGCACCACCACCTCTTGCCCGATGTGGATCGAATTGACGTTGATCGGGCTGACCCGCGATTCGATGATCATCGGGCGGTCCTGCGGCACGATGAACAGCAGCGGGTCGGCTGGCCGGATCACCGATTGTTCGCCCAGGAGCCGAACGTCGTAGATCACGCCAGACACCGGCGCGCGGATTTCCATGCGGTTCAGGCGGGTGGTCAGGGCGTAGCGGCGTTCGGCCAGCTCCATCTCGTTGATTTGCAGGTCGCGCAGGATGGTGATCGCCTCTTCCCGCCGCTGGCTGTGCATGCGCACCGTCTCGATCCGGGTTTCGGCGATGCGCTCCATCGCCTGGGACCGGCGCGCCACGGTTTCGCCGATCATGCCCGACAGGCGCGCCACCTCGCGCCGCAGGTTCAGCACGCGCGACCCTTGGGCAAGGCCACGTTCCAGCAGCGTTTCCTGCGCCGCGGTTTCCTCGTTCGTCAGTTCGATCTGCCGGGTCAGCGAGGCATGCATGGCGTCGATGCCCTCGACCTGGTTGGCCAATTGCAGCTGCTGGTTTTCCAGCTGGATCACCCCCTGGCGAAAGCTTTCCAGCCGCGCCTCGAACAGCGACCGCTGGCCGCGCACCAGATCGGCCACTTCGGGGCGCGCCTCGGCCACCCGCAACAGCGCGGGGTCGAAGGTAACGGTTTCGGCCCCGTCACGCTCGGCCTCCAGCCGGCCGCGGCGGGCCATCAGTTCATAGAGCTGGCTTTCCACGATGCTGAGTTCGGATTGCGACAGGGTCGGGTCCAGCCGCAGCAGCACATCGCCGCGCTGGACATGGGCGCCTTCCTTGACCAGCACCGCCTGCACCACGCCCCCATCGGGGTGCTGCACCGCCTGGCGGTTCTTGTCCACGATCACCCGGCCCGAGGCGACGACGGCACCGTCGATCTGGGCATTGGTCGCCCAGACGCCCAGCCCGGCGATCAGGATGGCGATGGACCCGATGCCCACCAGCATCGGGATGCGCGGCAGCAGCGGGGCCGAGGGTTGGGAAACCACGGTCATGCCAGCCCCCCTGCGGTCTTGCGGATGACCTGGACGTTGGCCAGCATATCCGACATCACCTGTTCGCGCGGGCCCCAAGCCTTGCGCGTGCCGTCTTCCAGCACCAGCAGTTTGTCGCATTCCTTGATGGCCGAGGGGCGGTGCGCCATGATCAGCACGGCATTGCCCGCCTGCTTCATCATGGTGATCGCCCGGTTCAGCGCCAGCGACCCTTCATTGTCCAGGTTCGAGTTCGGTTCGTCCAGCACCAGCAACACCGGATTGCCGTACAGCGCCCGCGCAAGGCCGATGCGCTGGATCTGGCCACCCGACAGCTGTGTTCCCGCCGAATGGATCGGGGTATTGTAGCCTTCGGGCAATTTCAGGATCATGTCATGCGCGGCGGCGTTGCGCGCCGCCTCGATCACCCGGGCACTGTCAAAGGTCTGTGCCAGGCGGGCGATGTTTTCCGCGATGGTGCCATCGAACAGCGACACCCGCTGCGGCAGGTAGCCGATGTATTCGGCCAGCCGCTCGGGATCGTATTGATCCAGCGGGGCGCCATCCAGCCGGATCTTGCCGGCGCTCAGCGGCCATACCCCGGTCAGCGCGCGCGCCAGGGTGGATTTGCCGGCACCGCTGGGGCCGATCACGCCCACCGCCTCGCCCGGGCCGATGGCAAAGCTGACCTGGCGCAATGTGGGCACCTTGCCCTTGGGCGGCATCACGGAAATGCCCTGCACCTCCAGTTTCGCACGCGGGCGGGGCAGTTGCACGGTGGGCCGGTCTTCGGGCACCTCGGACAGCAGGGCCGTCAGGTTGTCCCAGGCGCGTTTCGAGCGCTGGACCATCGGCCACTGGTTGATCAGCGTTTCCACCGGCTGCAATGCGCGCCCCATCAGGATGGACGAGGCGATCATCACCCCCGGCGCGATTTCGCCGCGCAAGACCAGCCAGGCGCCCAGGCCCAGCATGGCCGATTGCAGGAACAGCCGGAACACCCGCGACACGGTGGAAAAGCTGCCGCCGGTATCGGTGGACCGCACGCTGAGTTCCAGCGCCCTCTGACGGGATTTTGCCCATTTTTCAAAGGCGTTCGACTGCATGCCCAGGCTGCGGATGGTTTCCGCCTCGTCCCGCAGCTGGTCGGCGTAGCGGTCCGAGACAAAGCCCGAGACGGCCGCCTTCACGCTGGAGGTGCGGGTCATCAGCTGGTTCAGCACCGCCGAAATGGCCAGCAATATGCCCCCTGCCACGGCAAATCCGCCGATCCACGGGTGAAAGTAGCCAAGCCCGATCAGGAACACCGGCGTCCAGGGCGCATCGAACAAGGATGCAAAGACCGGCGAGGCGTAGAAGCGGTTGATCGCCTCGAGATCCTTCAGCTGTTGCCCGCTGCCGGTCTTTTCGTCGATCTGCTGGTCGGACACCGACCGCTTCAGGATCGCGTTGAAGACCCGGCGGTCCAGCCGCGCCTGGAACTGTGCCCCCATCCGGGTCAGCAGGCGCCCGCGCGCCCAGTCCAGCAGGCCCATCATGGAAAACATGAAGGCCATCAGCACGACCAGCGCCAAGAGCGTGGATTCCGACCGCGCAGACAGCACGCGGTCGTAGGTTTGCAGCATGAACAGCGGCCCGGTCAGCATCAGTGCGTTCATGAACAGGCTGAAGATGCCAACCGTGATGATTATGCCGCGCAGTTCACGTCGAACATCGCGCAGTTCGGACAAGCCCGAAAAATTCGCGTCTTGCATCACCGGATCTCCCCCTCGATCTAGGTGCAGACATTTTAATCAACAATTTTTTAGCAAAGACCCTTGCAGGCCTGATCAAAGACTAGCCGAACGGCGAAAACCCGTCACCACATGTATAGGTTGCGCGGGTTTGCAGGGGGCGGGGCCAGCCTGTGGGGATCGGGCAACGAGTCCAACAAAATATGGTGGTTTCGGAGGGTGGAGGTTGTGTTTTCGCCACGGCTCGATAACCGAATCAGCACGAAGGTGCTGATCATGACACTATGGCGAAATCGGGGCGGCGCCGGTCAGGGCTGCCGCAGCCGGCGCGCCGCGATGGAATGCAGCAGCACCAGCATGTGCAGCGCGCCGTCGGACCGCATGAAGGCCCGGCAGGTGGCGGTCACCGCCATATAGGCACGAAGCGGATTGGCTGCGGTCATGGGGCAGTCCTGCTGGCCGGCGGGGCAGGGGGGCCGTCTGCCCCCCTCTGCGGCCAGGGCCGCATTCACCCCCCGAGGATATTTCGATCAGAGCGAAAGGATCAGAGGCTTTGCGCCACCAGCCGGGCCACATCGGCCAGGCGGCAGGCATGGCCCCATTCGTTGTCATGCCAGGCGTAGACCTTGACCTGGGTGCCGTTGGTCGCCATCGCCAAGGCGGCATCGACGATGGCCGGGCGCGGATCGCCGCGATAGTCCGAGGAGACCAGCGGCGGCGTTTCGTGGCCAGGGATGCCGGCCAGCGGCCCGGCGGCGGGGCGTTCCACCTCGAACGCGCCATCGGTGAGCGAGGCGTTCAGCAGCGGCACGCGCAGTTCAGCCGGCCCTTGAGGTCGGGATAGATCAGGGCAATCGCGGTGGTGCTGCCCGTGGTCGTCGGGATCAGGTGGACCAGCGCCGACCGGGCGCGGCGCATGTCCCTGGCCGGGCGGTCGATGATGGTCTGGGTGGTGGTCACATCGTGGATCGTGGTGATCGACCCATGCCGGATGCCCGGCCCTTTGTGGATGACCTTGACCACCGGGGCCAGGCAGTTGGTGGTGCAGCAGCCGATGCCGGCCCGGATCATGGAGGTGGTGGTTCACCCCATGGACCGGGTTCAGTGCGCCGCCATCCTTGACCGGGGCGGAAACCAGACCGTCGTCACCCCGGCGGCATAACAGGGATTCACCTTGGCCGCGCGGGGCATGGGAAATCCTCAGGCGTGGTCCCGGCCGATGCGGTCGACCTGATGTTGCAGGGCCAGCCGGTCCAGCTGGCCAAAGGGCAGGGCGGCAAAAGCGGCGATCCGGCGGCGCAGCGCGGCATAGGTCTGGGCAAAGACCAGCCCCTTTTCCGCATCGGTCCCGGTGGCCTTGACCGGGTCGGGCAGGCCCCAGTGGCCCGAAATCGGCTGGCCGGGCCAGGGGGAGCATTCCTGGGCCGCCGCCGTGTCGCAGACGGTAAAGACGAAATCCATCTGCGGGGCATCTGCCG encodes:
- a CDS encoding calcium-binding protein, which encodes MTTMKTQAEAWAAIAGASWLGGTPNTDNGDFKDIPGVNKGRGLGGNDHIAGNANANAILGDGGNDFLRGDAGDDYLFGGVGNDILLGDELNGPDGNDELTGGAGNDVLAGGGGNDQLAGGIGSDLLIGGSGDDCADGGGDHDVVLGGSGDDDLKGGEGDDCMAGQAGDDWLNGGNGHDMMTGGAGDDTLYGAGGNDIIAGNAGADYINAGAGDDLAFGGSDEDTIRGYDGNDTVYGDAGDDALLGLRGEDDLYGGDGHDNMQGGADDDVLFGGNGNDVMEGNDNADCLSGGAGNDLMFGDNADGKASTNEASDTISGGDGNDTIYAGQDDDVVTGDAGNDQIWGQDGNDTLAGNDGNDTVRGGNGDDHIRGNGGADRLFGDAGNDKIAGDEGNDILNGGTGDDCLSGGVGRDTLNGDEGNDRLDGGAGLDLLDGGLGNDFLMGGEGNDQLHGDQGQTGGGNDLLLGGLGNDTLWGGKDGDCLIGDEGNDVMYGGADGDNFTFGHGIDSDGDGVCETTNLTIGDDIIKDFDADQEDRVVFHTAFEGTLSASIVNGNADVLITSSLGGSVLIEGLVAELEGIDPTDPFFDPSMLIEFLTKEGIDGDGKGIITFDDKCITPFVCEPDQAEAGCVPEEISPPWCVRQLSTDRVGNTTISTTEKQIADMFVEDDANVWVSNGVLYINLLAE
- a CDS encoding IS5 family transposase, whose protein sequence is MSRPTPPTYKTRNWPAYNEALKRRGSLTIWFDPAMTWEAAPTGKRGRQPAYGDAAIQTCLTMKVLFGMALRQTTGFVESLLRLIGLDWAVPDFSTLSRRQKALKVNIPYRGSNGPLHLLVDSTGIKVEGEGEWNARKHGGTKRRVWRKIHIGIDEKSLEIRAAEFTTSDVGDAPMLPELLGQIPPEQEIATVTADGAFDTRKCHDAIAARGAAAIIPPRKNAKPWKPDTPGAVARNEILRTSKRVGRTIWRRWSGYHRRSRAETKMHCVKLLGQRLSARDFDRQVAEFQVRVAVLNGFTALGIPVTEVAG
- a CDS encoding type I secretion system permease/ATPase codes for the protein MQDANFSGLSELRDVRRELRGIIITVGIFSLFMNALMLTGPLFMLQTYDRVLSARSESTLLALVVLMAFMFSMMGLLDWARGRLLTRMGAQFQARLDRRVFNAILKRSVSDQQIDEKTGSGQQLKDLEAINRFYASPVFASLFDAPWTPVFLIGLGYFHPWIGGFAVAGGILLAISAVLNQLMTRTSSVKAAVSGFVSDRYADQLRDEAETIRSLGMQSNAFEKWAKSRQRALELSVRSTDTGGSFSTVSRVFRLFLQSAMLGLGAWLVLRGEIAPGVMIASSILMGRALQPVETLINQWPMVQRSKRAWDNLTALLSEVPEDRPTVQLPRPRAKLEVQGISVMPPKGKVPTLRQVSFAIGPGEAVGVIGPSGAGKSTLARALTGVWPLSAGKIRLDGAPLDQYDPERLAEYIGYLPQRVSLFDGTIAENIARLAQTFDSARVIEAARNAAAHDMILKLPEGYNTPIHSAGTQLSGGQIQRIGLARALYGNPVLLVLDEPNSNLDNEGSLALNRAITMMKQAGNAVLIMAHRPSAIKECDKLLVLEDGTRKAWGPREQVMSDMLANVQVIRKTAGGLA
- a CDS encoding helix-turn-helix transcriptional regulator; the encoded protein is MDCKNNVGQDSASFDEFMTMLCKTAKVPCIVCGHFDSELKALRNIRAARIAEFGSVSTAELVNLATARLSVFAALRSKPVLPAGLSPDQSDAGRFPVWTRQGGCILGVGKPVSRLYPIIACLRPEDDRLRPDLHELLGIGLAHVAQALAQQVYARPVWPEGLAETTLRMLAIGYFVVNAQAEVVHDGRGDECGPDQPWLVANGRLSLRVEAERAALHAAIADATSEGLAASIISVSHGDGPSRMAAVAPLGRGDRGLALVLFESRRTNHSALRDHFFRAYALTRAESLTAQEVLNGRSPNEMAEVMGLSVATVRSYLKQVLAKTGTHRQSELISLYYSSILPVGATIARAEARRPA
- a CDS encoding HlyD family type I secretion periplasmic adaptor subunit produces the protein MTVVSQPSAPLLPRIPMLVGIGSIAILIAGLGVWATNAQIDGAVVASGRVIVDKNRQAVQHPDGGVVQAVLVKEGAHVQRGDVLLRLDPTLSQSELSIVESQLYELMARRGRLEAERDGAETVTFDPALLRVAEARPEVADLVRGQRSLFEARLESFRQGVIQLENQQLQLANQVEGIDAMHASLTRQIELTNEETAAQETLLERGLAQGSRVLNLRREVARLSGMIGETVARRSQAMERIAETRIETVRMHSQRREEAITILRDLQINEMELAERRYALTTRLNRMEIRAPVSGVIYDVRLLGEQSVIRPADPLLFIVPQDRPMIIESRVSPINVNSIHIGQEVVVRFRSFDMRETPDLIGRVTLISADAFTDPSTGASFYRVEVELPEAELTKLAKGQLIIPGMPVDTFLRTGEYTPLTYLIQPLTRYFGTAMRDGS